cagggaacccattgttagttttagtttagggtgctactgcagtgtgtttttgggttttaagaggtgaacaggaagagttttttttcgtattgattatcttttactgtgttcctggttggaatgacCATCAATGTCAGCGTGAAGTTCaattttagttctgtttatttatttttattttactaacacacatttgcttttaaccccctcacatgttgtgttgttgtaaacttactctttcaaataaattctggtctaaccctctggaaaccagcgtttggactgtttttgtgttgctcctcatctacttcagacagccgggacataacaacgttttgtggactaaaggctaaactatgatgtttttagagcgacatgctatacgatgacgtttgttggacgacacactatactataggcttttttaattgacatattactatgattttttttgttttattttttttttgttttttagcaatataagaatttgaacagttttaaaaattactatacttttacttgtgcaatgaaatgattattctatggcattttttagacgacatattatactctgatgttttcttgaattacatactattttgacaatatactgcactatgacattttttgaaccacatatcatacatgacaattttaggcaacatcctatcattttgcgctttttcaaccacataataatctatggggtttttttgccaacatgctatactatgatgtttgttgggcgacacgctatactataggcttttttaattgacatattactgtgacttttttttgttttattttttttttgtttttttttagcaacatagcagaatttgaacagttttaaaagttactttacttttacttgtgcaatgaaattattattctctggcattttttagatgacatattatactctgatgttttcttgaattacatactattttgacaatatactgcactatgacgttttttgaaccacatatcatacatgacaattttaggcagcatcctatcattttgcgctttttgaaccacataataatctatgttttgttttttttttcttgccaacatgctgtactatgaactacaggccatactatgttattcttgaaaagtctactgtactttgacattttctgaactacatcctatactatggccttatgcacagagtgctttggttacatgttgattaataatctagatttttttctgttttgttttttgacgggattaccacagacctgacagtgaacaccgttgacacccacctgagggagacgctgcctaagatctcaaggctgcttggtcgtggtctttctggtcctgctccagaataCCTTCATCagctacgtcttcttttgaagaggccctcagatgctgcaatctctgaccttcaggaggaactgctactttcactctgtaatgagacggcggttattttaaagacccagctcctggcagctttgagtgaaagtttaacatccatcaaaatggaactacagacagttaaatctgagctgttggtcagtttttcaaacatcaagtccgacccggctgtcctaaagcacgctgtgggtgaaacggaaacttcactctccacatcaccgacgacatcgtcacactccaaagcagagcacctgtctgctgaacttttaaaagtggactataaatgtgaagaatgtgagcagcagcagcctgtgagcagcggaacagatgtgatcagaaagaagtcattttcttttttcttttctttctggttgacttgatgctgtcagatgcagatgttggagctgactctgatctttcaggataaaaagctgcttttccttcacagacttttcaggaaattattctctcaggttttctctgctatttatatttttattatctatgattatttcattattgtaaaataaagtttgaggcataaagactcatttagttattttattcctgaaatctttgacatagcagaactaaacttccattttccttcttgtacttctgatactagaactaaacttgtcttcaacacggatcatctggttttaatgaatcagcagcaacatcacaacaacaaatgagacaattttcaacaaattaatgaaactgatgtcatttaaaactatcagagtctgttttagtgtcaaattaaagccgattactgacaactagaacattaacgttactgttttaatcacatttaagtttcctgaacgttacattaacgtcaacaTCATTTATTACTTACCAGCTgtcggagtccttcagtgtctgttggtccaatcagccgaaggactgaattactgaactgaaaactgattaaaacaagacaacggacagtaaaacCGTGGAAAATGTGCTACTGCtctgataaataccaacaaactaaaacaaacttggtagaagtgttgcttttagtgattttcttaataaatagcaaatatgaggcttttatttttctggaagtaaaaggaaacgttgCTTATCCGTAGTTTCGGtaacttaactttagctgcactttcaccATCTTCTAACTCAGTGGTTCCCAACATGGGGTCCGCGCCCCCCCGCCTCCAGGGGGCCGCCAGAGatccggggggggggggcaaagcgtgaagctttgtctgctctgaggctgtgaggttataaaaaattgatttttacattctggataaaacctgagtaacagactcactgtgtcatcacaagttcatcccgattcattagtttttgtgcagttagaaaattactgacttACCATAAACTCTCTCAAAGGTCCAAAGCTGCTCGTGTTCTCCTCCGGCATCAGGAAATGTCTTCAAAGCTTCTTCCAATCCAAACGTAATACAATCAAAAGATCTAACTAACGTCATTGGTGCATTCAGTTGCAGTCGGACAACAAAGTTGCATTCAAGAGTGTCGGAAATCGGAGGTTCAGTAATGTAAATTTCCAAAGAAAATTTTGGGGGGGCACACGGGGTGGCCAATGAGAtcatggtggaaaaaaataaatgttgaaaacgtttcttaagaacattcacaaaaaaaactaccaaaatccagtaaaattcattggattttggttgatttttttgtgaatgttctttaaaaaaattacactttagatatttttaggatttttttggaagatttttactcattttttgaaaatatttacaagaattttcttgccaaatttggggtatttaaaaaaaaccttttgagggaaacttttaaggaattattggaattttcttcctgaaggttttgcacattttcagaaatttggggaatttttggctgaatttttggatttttttcagacaaataatattttttggtgcccataaatgaagacagcaggtgggttaaaagtcattttttgcaAAGGAATTTAAAGTTCTAGTTGATTTGGTGGTTGGTTTAGTTCAATAACTTCACATAAACAAGCTGAACttctaaaaacaaagcaaaaaaaataaggtGGGCAGCCATGTAGCATCTCAGTGGGATCAGCTGCTGGAATAGCTGCTGGTATCTGACGCAGAATAACAGACAAATGTGAGCCAGCGTTCGCCTGCTGCTCCTCACAGCGATCCATTCAGCACTGCGTGTTGGCTGCCAGAGGAAACATTAGCTTTCTGTAGCGCCGCAGCATCCGTCCTCCTCGTTAAGGCCGAGCTGCCCTGGTGGCGAGACACAAACCTCACGCAGgagttcacatttttttttagcccgGAGGCAGGTGGGCCCCACGGTGCAGGTGAGCCCCATGGTGCAGCTCGTCCACAGGGCACTGTGGCCTCGGCTTCATTCATCACTGTACTGACACATTCCTGCTGTCTGCCTgaggctcacacacacacacacacacacacacacacacacacacacacacacacacacacacacacacacacacacacacacacacacacacacagcaggttgTTGTACTCCCACACAGTGCCATGCGGTCAAACTGACAACCCCGCTCACCCCAAACACTGAGCCCATTCTGTCTGTTAGCCGGAGGTGAAGAACGCTGGGATTCCATGCCGCTTGTTTTTCAAGAGATAGATGGTTtaaaaattttcaaatttagaaaaaaattccacagatGCCTGCATTGAAAAATTAGTTCTGTGATGAATTAAAGCTCATTTCAACACTGCCGGCGTAGGTGGTTCAGTTCCCTGTGCCTTACAAGGAATCACATTTTATACAACACATTAAAAACTGCTCTGAacattcagtttgttttaaaagaaGTATTTTTCCCCTGTGTCTGTGGGTGAAAAAGTGTGTATCTCATTTCTTCTGATACGATTCTTTATACAAAAAGGCAACAGAAGAAAGAAGCCTCTGCTCTAAATTTTACCTATTTTTGAATGAGCTTCATCCATGTTGCTGATTGAAGGTTATAAACGGAGATGGGACATTCAGATACAGAGGTGAGCACATGCTGAAGCTCTCAGAGCAGCAGGAGATGGAGGATGGCAGGCCGTGGCAGACCGGACAGGAGGCTGAGAAGGTCGCAGGAGCATGGAGATGAGAGCGTGGAGATGAGGGCATGGAGATGAGAGCGTGGAGATGAGGGCGTGGAGATAAGAACGGGGAGATGAGAGTGTGCAGATGAGAACGTGGAGATGAGGGCGTGGAGATGAGAGCGTGGAGATGAGGGCGTGGAGATGAGGGCGTGGAGATGAGAGCGTGGAGATGAGGGCATGGAGATAAGAACGTGGAGATGAGAGTGTGCAGATAAGAACGTGGAGATGAGAGTGTGCAGATGAGAACGTGGAGATGAGGACGTGGAGATGAGAGCGTGGAGATGAGGGCGTGGAGATGAGAGCGTGGAGATGAGGGCGTGGAGATAAGAACGTGGAGATGAGAGTGTGCAGATGAGAACGTGGAGATGAGAGTGTGGAGATGAGAATGTGGAGATGAGGGCGTGGAGATGAGGGCGTGGAGATGAGAGCGTGGAGATGAGGGCATGGAGATAAGAACGTGGAGATGAGGGCATGGAGATGAGAACGTGGAGATGAGGGCATGGAGATGAGAACGTGGAGATGAGGGCATGGAGATGAGAGCGTGGAGATGAGGGCGTGGAGATGAGAGCGTGGAGATGAGAGCGTGGAGATGAGGGCGTGGAGATAAGAACGTGGAGATGAGAGTGTGCAGATGAGAACGTGGAGATGAGGGCGTGGAGATGAGAGCGTGGAGATGAGGGCGTGGAGATGAGGGCGTGGAGATGAGAGCATGGAGATGAGGGCATGGAGATAAGAACGTGGAGATGAGGGCATGGAGATGAGAACGTGGAGACGAGGGCATGGAGATGAGAACGTGGAGATGAGGGCATGGAGATGAGAGCGTGGCGATGAGGGCATGGAGATGAGAGCGTGGAGATGAGGGCGTGGAGATAAGAACGTGGAGATGAGAGTGTGCAGATGAGAACGTGGAGATGAGAGCGTGGAGATGAGAATGTGGAGATGAGAACGAGGCAGGCCGGGTGAGCTGAGGTGACAACAGTTGGAGGAATGACAAGGCGCTGGCAggacaaaacatgagaaaagaGAGAACCTGAAGCACAATGAAACCAGCAACATGAGAAACAAATGAACCTCAGCAGCAAACAGAAGGATCTGATGGAGAATGACATGAAGAACCGGGGTTCATACACATGCAGGTGGACTGGTTGGAGAATGGAGTGACACACCtacgacacaaacacaaagacaagaaacacaagagaAGGAGGAAACACTAGGAATGAAGCGTAGGCACAGAAAGTATCCAGACTGTGTACAGGAGGTCTTTGACTTACGTTGCAGTTCCATTCCTATGAcctgatgtaagtcgattttcgccgtaagtcggaactccatcagaagagtctgactcaCGCTTGGGAGCAGCGTTGCCAGCTTGGTGACTTTCTCTTTCCAAATCCTCcaggcaacttttttttttttgtcaaaagcgaCAAGCAACAAATTTAGCaactttttctggtgttttggagACTCTGACATCGTTCTGCggttactgtcctcaacgagcagcaggtggcgctgtgagttCCTCCCCATTGCAGATCCTCTCCtggcttacagagcgggatgtaaattaaaattttttttactctcacactaaaataaatcactgcatttgacCCACACAGCCTCTAGTTCTaacatattttgggtgttttatacTCTCTTTTTGTCTCGCCCACAACGTTATTCCTCTCACCTACAACGTCAATTACAATGACATGCAAATTAGGTGATGACGTCATTTagcgacttttaggacagccaatagcggctttccttactgaggagttggcaacactgcttgggagccataatgaagggcaacaagttagtgaatgtagcacaatcccaGGTGGTGTGCAaccagaaaatggaaataaaaccaTCTGATAGCGCCGCTCGGTGACGTAGTCATCCGCaccgctcaccaactagttccacatgaccagttctgatgtaacgatgaAACACCTTAGGTCGATGatgtcgtaaactgaggacctcctgtactcgTAACTGAAGAGAGTTAACCTGAAATCCTGGACACTTCCCACTCTCAGTGGTCCTCACGGCTTTGTGACAAACTTGTGAAGATGGCAGCCGTGCAAGATGCAGTCATGTTGTATGTCTATACaatcaaacttttttctttttctttttcccccaAAGCCttcaccccctgctggccattaaAAAGAATGCAGATTTAAGACATGTTAGCattggctttatttttcagacCTAGAAGCTACATTCAGTTCTTTCATGCAGTCTGTGGTCTGATTTGGTACATTTGTCATCTTGACTTTTACATAAAAGAGACTTGGTTGTTAATTTGTACAGGACATCAACATGTtaaatgatttttatgtaaaaatgtgcctttCTGAAAGCATTACTGCCCTCGTGCTTAGGGAATAGTTCAGACTCTGCTTGTCtttcacacatgaacacacatggGCCCAGTTGTTGGTAGCAATGACTTTCAGACTGTGTGTTTTGGAAAGTTGCTAACGTTTCTGGACACGGCGTCCTGATTGTGTTGTCGACTCTCAGATGCCGCTGGACGCTCCAGCGAGCGCTTCATTTCAGGCAAACGGAGCCGAACTGTCTTCACATATTACACTCATATTCTGAAGTAGAGAACATTGAATTCACCTGAATCATGGCACATTTAGCGCCTCCATTCTGGTCGAGCAGCTTGGTGCCGATGAAGAGATTCCACTCTGCTGACCAATGAGCAGCTTGGAAACTGAGCGTTACTTCCTGGTCTCAGTTTATTGGCTCATACACAAAGAAAAAGGGCAGATGCTTTGGCACATGTTCACACAGCAGCATGtggaaactgtgtgtgtttgtgtgtgtgtgtgaatgggagAAAACTGGCATTCGTTTGTGTGAGAAagagcactgtgtgtgtgtgtgtgtgtgtgtgtgtgcgtgtgtgcgtgtgtgcgtgtgtgtgcgtgtgcgtgtgcgtgcgtgtgcgtgtgtgtgcgtgtgcgtgtgtgtgcgtgtgtgtgtgtgtgtgtgtgtgtgtgtgtgtgtgtgtgtgtgtgtgtgtgtgtgcgtgtgcgtgtgcgtgtgtgtgtgtgtctgtgagtggtGTGGAAGACGGATGAGTGTGTGAATTCATCTGACTTCCTGTGCAGTAGTCAGCTGGAAGCTTTTGACTTGATT
This portion of the Amphiprion ocellaris isolate individual 3 ecotype Okinawa chromosome 19, ASM2253959v1, whole genome shotgun sequence genome encodes:
- the LOC129347590 gene encoding putative proline-rich protein 21, whose protein sequence is MGRNSQRHLLLVEDSNRRTMCVTPFSNQSTCMCSLFSHVLSCQRLVIPPTVVTSAHPACLVLISTFSSPRSHLHVLICTLSSPRSYLHALISTLSSPCPHRHALISMPSSPRSHLHALVSTFSSPCPHLHVLISMPSSPCSHLHALISTPSSPRSHLHALISTFSSAHSHLHVLISTPSSPRSHLHALISTPSSPRSHLHALISTFSSPCPHLHVLISMPSSPRSYLHALISTLSSPRPHLHALISTFSSPHSHLHVLICTLSSPRSYLHALISTLSSPRPHLHALISTSSSPRSHLHTLISTFLSAHSHLHVLISMPSSPRSHLHALISTPSSPRSHLHALISTFSSAHSHLPVLISTPSSPRSHLHALISTLSSPCSCDLLSLLSGLPRPAILHLLLL